In the genome of Curtobacterium sp. MCLR17_036, the window CCGGAAGCGGGTGCGGAACGCGGGGTCGTTCGCCAGGCTCGGCTTCAACAGCTTCACCGCGACCTTGCGCCCGAGGCGGGTGTCGTTGCCCAGGTGCACCGTGGCCATGCCGCCACGACCGATGACGTCACCGATCTCGTAGCGGTTGGCGAGGAGCGTGATCCCCGCGGTCACACCTTCTGGCACGTACTCCTCCGTCTGTCGGTCCGAGCCAGTGTACGGCAGCCGAACCTGGTCGAACCCTGGCCACCGAGGGGTCGGCCGAACCGTTACCGAACAGTGTCAACAGCCCCGAACGGGGGTCGGTCAGTTGCCGTCCATCGGGCCGCCCTGGCTGGGGTTGGTGCCCTCCTCGGGGTCCGTCGGAGTCGGCTCCTCGGTCGCCTGGGTCCACTCGACCTGGGCTCCCGGCGACGACTCCGAGACCACGGTGGTGCTCGACTGCGGCGACTTGCAGGTCACCTTGTACGACAGGGTCACCGTGCCGGGCTGGGCCGCGGCGACCGTCACGGCCGTGCCCGACGTCGTGCCGGAGCTGCTGCCGGTCGACGGGACCGTGCCGTTGTCGATCGTGTACGTGTAGGTCACGTCGGTGTACCCGGCGGGGCACTTGTCGTACGAGGGCCAGCTGAAGGTCGTGCGGCCGGAGGCGCTGACGTCGCCGCCGTTCGCCCGCTCGGGCGTCTCGGCGGTCAGTACCTCGCCGAAGGCCTTGATGGTGACCGTCGTGCCGGGTTCGAGGCTGCCCTCCGGACCGAGCGACTCGACGGTGCCGACCTGGTCGGTCGAGGTGGCGTTCGAACCGTCGACCACGTCGGCCTGCAGGCCCTTGGCGCGCAGCTGGTTCGCGACGTCCTGGGCGTTCTGGCCGGTGTAGTCGGCGGCGTTCACCGTGATCCGGGTGTCGACGGGCGTCTGGGACGGGGTCTCCGACGGCGTGGGCGTCGGCTTGGGCGGACGGGACGCCGCCGACGACCGGGTGGGCTCCGGCTCCGGTTCCGAGCTCGTCACCGCGTAGGCGATGCCGCCGGCGATGGCGAGCAGGACCACGATGCCGACGAGCCACCAGATCCAGGCGCGCTTCTTCCTCGGTTCCTCTGCGTCGTCGGTGACGGGCGACCGGGGGGTCCCTGGGCCGCCGACCATCGCGCCCGCCTGGGTGCCGATGAGCGCGGTGGCGGCGTCGTTCCCCTGGGCGGGCGGCGGGTTGAACGCCACCGTGCCGTCCTGGGCGATCGCCGGCACGGCCACCGTGGCGGCCGCGACGTCGCCACGGCGGAGCGCCTGCGCGGCACGGGCGAGGTTCGCCGCGGTCGCGGGACGGTCCGCGGGCTTCTTCGCGATGCAGGACAGCACGAGGGCGGAGACGGGCGCCGGGATGTCGCCGGGCAGTGCCGGCGGCTGCTCGTTGATGTGCGCCATCGCGATCGCGACCTGCGACTCGCCCGTGAAGGGGCGACGGCCGGCCAGTGCCTCGTACGCGACGATGCCGAGCGAGTAGATGTCGGTCGAGGGCGAGGCGGGGTGGCCGCTCGCCTGCTCGGGCGACAGGTACTGCACGGTGCCCATGACCTGGCCGGTCGCGGTGAGCGGGACCTGGTCGGCGATCCGGGCGATGCCGAAGTCGGTGATCTTGACGCGGCCGTCCGGCGTGATGAGCAGGTTGCCGGGCTTGATGTCGCGGTGGACGAGGCCGACGGCGTGGGCGGCCTGCAGGGCGTTCGCGGTCTGCGCCACGATGTCGAGCACCTTGTCGACCGGCAGCGTGTGCTCGCGCTCGATCATGGTCGAGAGCGCTTCGCCGGGGACGAGCTCCATCACCAGGTAGGCGCTGCCGTCCTCCTCGCCGTAGTCGAAGACGTTGGCGATGCCCTCGTGGTTGACGAGGGCAGCGTGCCGGGCCTCGGCGCGGAAGCGCTCGAGGAACCCGGGGTCACCGAGGTACTCGTCCTTGAGGATCTTGAGTGCGACGGTCCGGCCGATGACGAGGTCGGTCGCCTGCCACACCTCTCCCATGCCGCCGATGGCGACCCGGGACGAGAGCTGGTACCGCCCACCGAAGGTGAGTCCGCTGGTGGGTCTCATTTGTTCAGCACCGCCTCCATGACTTTCTTCGCGACCGGGGCCGCGACCGTGTTGCCGACTCCGGACTGCCCGAGCCCGCCGCCGTTCCCGACGACGACCGCGACGGCCACCTCGGGGTCCTTGGCGGGCGCGAACCCCGTGAACCAGAGTGTGTAGGGGGCACCCGTGCCGCCTTCGGCGGTGCCCGTCTTCCCGGCGACGTCGACACCG includes:
- a CDS encoding protein kinase, whose product is MRPTSGLTFGGRYQLSSRVAIGGMGEVWQATDLVIGRTVALKILKDEYLGDPGFLERFRAEARHAALVNHEGIANVFDYGEEDGSAYLVMELVPGEALSTMIEREHTLPVDKVLDIVAQTANALQAAHAVGLVHRDIKPGNLLITPDGRVKITDFGIARIADQVPLTATGQVMGTVQYLSPEQASGHPASPSTDIYSLGIVAYEALAGRRPFTGESQVAIAMAHINEQPPALPGDIPAPVSALVLSCIAKKPADRPATAANLARAAQALRRGDVAAATVAVPAIAQDGTVAFNPPPAQGNDAATALIGTQAGAMVGGPGTPRSPVTDDAEEPRKKRAWIWWLVGIVVLLAIAGGIAYAVTSSEPEPEPTRSSAASRPPKPTPTPSETPSQTPVDTRITVNAADYTGQNAQDVANQLRAKGLQADVVDGSNATSTDQVGTVESLGPEGSLEPGTTVTIKAFGEVLTAETPERANGGDVSASGRTTFSWPSYDKCPAGYTDVTYTYTIDNGTVPSTGSSSGTTSGTAVTVAAAQPGTVTLSYKVTCKSPQSSTTVVSESSPGAQVEWTQATEEPTPTDPEEGTNPSQGGPMDGN